The following is a genomic window from Chlamydiota bacterium.
GTTGTATTAGAAGTAGTATCCAAACCTCTTAAAGTGACTGGAGATGGAGCCAAGGCATAGTATATTGAGGTAACGTTAAAATCAGCTGCAAAAAGAGTGACGCAACAAATCATATAAAATAATAAGCGTTTTATCTATCTTTGAATAAGGGATTGTTGTTGTGGTTTCAATTTTTTTTACTGCTTGATGTTAGGCATCAGATACTTTTTTTTTATTTTTACAATTTGATCAAAGGAAAGCTCTTCATTAGACACAAATTCCTTTAATAAAAGCTCCCTTAATTACTTCTGGCAAGTTGCGCAAAACAAACACACTACCCTTTGTGTTTGTCACAAATTGTTTTAAAATTGTTTCTTGTTTTCATCGACATTCATCTAGCACCTCTTTAACCAAAAAGGGTGCCAAAAAAATCTCTCTTTTCAAGAATTTTTTTCGTGCATGATTAAAAAGTCCACTCTAGACTGCCATCGACTTGGTGGTCTTTGGTATATCTATTGAACTCGCCCTTGTAGCCAATCATGATAATAAATGGCGCTGCATAAATGCGAATACCACATCGAGGAGAGACGAGCAATTGAGAATCATTTGATGTAAGTGTGTTTTGATAAAAAGTATTACCTGCAAAAAACGCACCATAGTTAGTATTTCCAAGCGGTGTTTTTACAACTCCACTCACCCCTACGAAAGGTGCATAACAAACTTTTCCGTGTTTAAAAATACCTTTTAAGTTTATACCCAATTCTGTTTTTAAGAAATGCGAATGATGTCTGTTTATAAACAAATTAATTGATGAGCCTGTTTCTAAAATAGAACCTAGCTGTAAATAATGATAATCTATATTCCCAAAAAGCTCTAGACGAAAATCAGAGATATGCACTTGTCCCATTAACCCTAAATGCGCATTGACAAAAGGTGCATTAAATTTAGCATATGCTGTTTCGTTAATCATTAAAAAGGCTACTTTGCGATGCATATCAAAATGTTTTCCACCTACAATAACAGAAGCATCAGCAATAAAGTATTTTGAAATAAAACCACCATAAATCGCACCAAAGCCTGATTGAATATCTCCAGAACCAGAATTTTGTTTTAGATGAAAATCTGTGTAAGCATAACCCCCACCAAATCCAAAATAAAAAGGATGTGTGCAAACATCAAATCCAATTAAAGCTCCTCCTGCATCCGCATCATATCCAGATAACCAATCAAAAGGTTTGGTATTTTCAAAATTTCCAAAGCTACTTATCCAAATACCTTTATTTTTTTCTGTGCCGCATTCCCCCCTCTTAGCGCATTTAAGAGAATGGGCTCGGTGTCCTAATATATAGCTCAATTGTGTGTCTGAAGTGAGTGTCATCCATTCAAGGTTAGCGTAGTTTGCAGCTGTCATTTTATTTAAAACATCTGCTAATGGACCTGGATAATTTAATAATCCTAATGCCTCGACAATCTGAACAAGGGGTGTATTTTCTTGAATATCTAAAGCTATAAAAGCATCTATAATCATCAGAGGATTTCCTTGAGGAAGGCTTGGATGTGAAAAAATAACCGTATTATTAATTTCAAGCTGTATGCTCCCTTCTATAATTTTTATATCAACCAAGTTCGCAAGCGCCCCTGTTTTTTGTATTGTAAGACTAGGGGATATATTTGTTTGACCCTCGATAACTTTATAAAGTGTCCCTTTAATATAATTCCCGGATCCAATGTTAACGAGCAATGTTCCATCAATGTTTGCAATACTTGGTGTTATGACAAACACTTTGTCTGCATCATTTGCAGTAGGAGTAATATCAATTTCTAATATCCCTTGAGAACCTTGTGTGAAGCTTCCTTCAATTGTCATTGATCCAATATTACCATTTCCAGGCGAGATAAGGCCATTATTTGTTAAGGTTTTTCCGTCATTGATACTTAAGTTCCCACTTAAAATACCATTTGGCTGCACCTCTACATTTGTAATTACAGAACCATTAATGTTAAGCTCGCCTTGTGTTACGGTTGTGGTTCCCGTATAGGTATTATCTCCATTTAAGGAGAGCTTCCCTGATCCCTGTTTTGTTAAACCGCCTCCAACAGTTCCACCAAGTTCGCTGTCGATTGGATTTGGAATTGTCACATTAGCCGAGGTGTCAAAAATGAAATTTGTTCCGGATCGCATAAAAATATCACTGCCGCGCGTTGCCATATTACCAGAAAAAGACACAGGACCGGAAATGGTTAAAGTTGCAGGTTTAAAGAGAAAAATCGCGCCGCCATCGTTAACGGCAGAACAAGCATCAAAACTGCAATTAGAAACTGTTATTATATTGTTTGTATAAATCGCGCCGCCCTTTAGATTTGCAGAACAAGTATCAAAACTACAATTGGAAACTATTATACTGTTTTTTCCATATATCGCGCCGCCATTTAGGCCTGCATGACAAGTATCGAAATTGCAATTAGAAACTGTTATTGGGTTGCTTCCATATATCGCGCCGCCATTGGACTGCGTTGATATACAGTTGGTAAAAGTATTACTTACCCCACTAATTGTGATGTTACAGCCGGAGCTACCATAAATTGCACCACCTCTACCACCGGAATTTGGTGCTGTACAGTTGGTAAAAGTATTGCTTGTGCCATTAATTGTAATGTCGCAACCGGTACACAAAAAATTGCACCTCCTCTATAACCAGCAGAACAATTAGAAAAAGTATTGCTAGCGTCGCTAATTGTGATAAAGCTGCCATCTCCAAAAATCGCGCCGCCATTTTCTGCAGAACAAGTATCAAAACTGCTATTAAAAATTGTTATATTGCTGTTTCCATAAATCGCGCCACCATTGCCAGCTGATGCTGTACAGTTGGTAAAAGTACAGGTATCAACAGTTAAAGGATTGTTGGAAGATGTGATTAAAATTACCCCACCCCCTGTTGCGCTAGTAGTCATTCCTTTTTTTAAATCAATGTTACTTAAGTTAAGGGATTCAGATGCAGAAATCGAACCAAAAATACGGTACGTATTAATTCCATCAACCTCTACCTTTCCTGGGCTTAAATTATTATCAATAGTTAAAGAATTTATAATAGAGGGCAATGAAGATCCAAGGGTAATTGTTGAGGGCGTTGTAAGATTAAAGTTAATTGTGTTTGTGCCTCCAGCTGTATTAGAATCTGTAATCTCTTTTCTTAAAGTGCCCTCAGATAGACTATCTACGTTAGATGTAACAGTAAATGTATCTGCAAAAAGAGCGCCGCAAAAAAATAAAGAAAATAAAAAGCGTTTCATCTATTCATATATAAACGATTTTAGCTTTGGTTTCAATTTTTTTTTACTGCTTGGGTTTTCTGTGTAACACTTAGTTATGGGTGTGTGTGTTTTTTTGTTTATGAGTATAAAACAAGCGTTTAAAACTCGTGTTTTTGTGAATTTTTAAGAATTGTTTTTTGTGGTTATAAACAAACAATCATCCGTGAAAAACATCACGAACCCATGAACATTCCCACAACACTTAATGAATACTTATATATATTTAATAATCTCTTCGTTCACTATGAAGGATGTTATATAAGGGTTTTCCTGTTTGCGCTGTTTGCACAACATCTCTTAACCATTCGCTACCACCTGCTTGAAAGCGGTGTTTAGAGGAGAGAGGAAGTACCAGATCTAAGGGAAAGGAAATCGACACACCCTTTTCATAATACCGCTTTCCATTTACGATATCTTTTTTGTTTGAAGTGCCTATCCAAAAAGACACACACAAGCCGCTATCAAAATAACGAGATAGTGTGGCTTTGATTCCAAGATCGCGCGCTAAAAATTGCCCAATTTGAACATGAGTCTGAATTTTGAATTTTTTAACATCATAGTAGAGATTTAAAAAATATTGCACGCCCGTATAATCTTCATATGTTGGCGTAATCCCCACAAGCTTTCTGATTTTTTGCTGAAATTTCAAGCCAGAATAGGCGCGTTTTTTTAATACAGCACCCTCAACACCTATGGCAAAATTGTATTTTGCTGGAAAGTAGAGGAACTCTGTTGCAATGCCTGCATAAGCGATTTCAAAATACCCAACAGCTAAGCGCGCAAAAAAACCACCACCAAAGGAAAAGTTTTTTTGTAAGTACATTTTATCGATATAGACGGGATCTTCGCGGTAATAATCGATCGAATCACTTCTCACATTGATGATTTGTGAGGGATTAAATTTATCATAATCTCTAAGGTTTTTTAGATCATCTGCCACATTGACCCCAATGAGCACTTTATAGTAAAGAGAGTTGGCAATATAGCCAGAAGGGCCGATCAATACCCCTAAGTCATATTTAATTTTTCCCGCAGCAGATCCCCAAAACACACGAAGGCGTGGACGTGCGGTAATTTCTAATAAACTTTTGTTTTGTTTAAAAAGTGTGTGGGATTTTTTTGGATATTTAATATTTTCACGTGGAGATAAAATGTTTAGTTCTTCTGGGCCCATTTTTTGTTCTTCAAAAGCAATCAGATAGCGTGTTTTGTAGGTGATTTGGTAGACTGGAATTGTATCATTTTCTACTTGCACAACCACGCGATCGATGTTTGAGGGCACAAGGTTGGCAAGCGTGCGATTGATGCGCTCTTTGACAGCATCGAATTTACGATATTTACGGTTTGCAACACGCAACCAAAAAATTGTTTTGTCGTCGGTTTTTTGTTCTTGTATTTTGTAAATCGTTAAACCTTGCGATTGAAAAGCAAATGTCACCTCTTGAATAAAATCTTTGTAAGGCCTTTTTTTTCCAAGACCTTCTAAATTTGTAGGCCCGGAATAAGCGGGAGTGTCAAACACTTTTTCAAACAAGCCTTTGCTTTGGCCTAGGTTATAATGAAGGTTAAATGCAAAAGCCACCTTTTCACCCCTAACAGAGCTTAAAGAAAAGGTGAATAAATCAAAGAGTGAATAATGAAAACCGACATTGATTCTAGATTTAACACTTCTTCCAAAAGGGCTGGGCTCATGTTCTGGGTTTTCATAATCGTTGTGATCGTACTCTGTAGCAAGCATAAGCCCTTTTAAAAGTGAAATATTGGTTTTTCTGAATGGGTAATAAGCTAATCCTCCAAAAATGCCTTTGATGCGATCTTTTCCATAACCTAATGTGAGCTCTAAATTAAGCGATCGAATGACTTGTGTGGCGACAATATATTGCGCAGAAAAGTTTTTAGACCCAAAAAAATCTAACATCCCGAACGCAACCCCCGGAAGGTAATAGTTAGAATCTTCTGGAAGCAAAAGCGCGATTTTAAAGTTTGCTGTTCTGTCAGAATAATCTCCAAACCCATTCATTAGGCCTGGATCTGGAACACCCAAGAAAATGTAATAAGAGCCCGAAATTTCTAAACGCTGAAAAAATTGGAACCCCAAACTCCACACATCATAAGGAGGGAGGTGAGCGTATTGCATGGATCCCATACCCACCTGAGGCATCCTAGCAGAAGGCATGTTAAAATACCCTGTGACGAGATTATAACCATAGTTTGTGGGAAGGGTTTCATAAACTTCGGTGTCGATTTTCTTTACGAGTTGCAAATCTTGAATGAGGCGATCTATATCGGATATAGCAAAAACAGTCTCTAGGAAAAAAAGAGCAATCCAGAAAAACCTCATAGGAGACATTTTAGAAAAGAATCTAATTAGAAGCGAGCCTTAAATTATCCTAAAAATAGATGATGTTTTTGTTTAAAATAAAACAATGTGTGTTGTAAGCTGTGTTATAAATACACTCTTTTTTCACATTATGAGCTATTTAGAACAGTTTCAAGATCTTTTATACAAAAGGGATCTGGATAAGATCGCCTACATTTGGGACGAATATTCTAAACAAGACCCCCTAAACCCCAAAGAGCTTATTGAGGTGTTGGAGCTTTTCAAGGCATCTAAATTTAATCAAGCTCTCGGAAAGATGATCGAAAAAGGCGTGAGATGCTGGGAAAGAGTGGTAGAAGAGTCGTTCAAATTTGATGTCTGTCGGCTTGTGATTGATTTGCAGCTCAGCAACAGTGAGTATATGGCGGATCTGGCGCTATTAACACTGGAAGAAAAATATGCAAAGGACCCTGAATTTCAAGAGAAATTAAGAATTATTGGACTTAGAGAAAAAGTACACTTTCGTGGAGCTGTGAGTTTTTATCAACTTTTAACCCACGTCGCGAAGGGTAAGTTTGTGTACCATACAGGTGGTTGGGGAACAGGAGAGGTTGTTGATGTATCCAAGCTTCGCGAAGAGCTTGCTGTAGAATTTGAAAATGTGGCCGGAATAAAACACCTTGCGTTTTCTTCTGCTTTCAACCACCTTATCCCTCTTCCAGACGATCATTTTTTATCTAAGCGGTTTGGAAATCCAGATCTTTTAGAAGAAGAGGCAAGAAAAAATCCCACAAAAGTCATTTGCATGCTTTTAAAAGATTTAGGACCAAAAAGCGCACAAGATATTAGAGAAGAGTTAAGTGAGCTTGTGATTCCAGAAGAAGATTGGTCTAAATGGTGGCAAACAGCAAGAGCAAAAATCAAAAGAGCTGATCAGATTGAGTCACCAAAAGACCTAAGAGGTGAGTTTGCGTTTAGAACACATATACTGACACCAGACCAACGCTTTTTTAAAGCAACCAACCAAGAGATGAGCCCCCTAGAGTTTATCCATCTTCTGCATTCTTTTTATAAGGATTTTGCGCCTTCATTTAAAAATGAAGAGTTTAAGCAAAGTGTCTATGCAAAAATAGAAGAGGTATTACAAAAAGAACTTTCAGTAGAACAAAAACTCCAAATTTTTTTCTTGATGCAAGATATTTATCAAGAGAAAAAAGAAGAGATTGAAACATTAGTTAAAACATTTTCTGGTTTAGAAATCTTGAGCAAAATTAAAATCCTATCATTAAAAAAGCGCTTGCTCATGGTGATAAGAAAAGTACAACCAAACTGGATAGAAGGGTTTTTAGACATTTTGTTTTTGGATGAGCCTACTCAAATTAAAGATTATGCGCTTTTTGAGTTGATGAAGGCAGACAGACAAGATCTTGTGGAAGAAAAGGTTGAAGAGATTTTGGAGTTTGGTTTTAAATGGCCAAGGGTATTTTGGTGGTATTTTCAAAAAGTGATTGCAAAACACAAACTCCCATTTTGTGATGTAAGGGGAAAGATACGATTTTTTGAAGGGTTTTTAGATCTATTTTCTCGTCTAGAATCTGATTCAGAGCAAAAAGAATTACTCAAAAAAATGTATGGACTTTTGATTCAAAACCGCTACAAATTAGTACGCGAGATTTTTGAAATCGGCTCTTTAGAAGAAGTTAAAGAATTTTTATTGCTTATGTCTAAATGTTATATATTTACTGACCAAGATCAAAAGATTTTTAAATCCCTTGCAGAGGTTGTGTATCCAGAAATCGGTGATGGAAAAATGCGAGAGGCGTTTGAAGATCATGTGATTTGGACCACAAAAGAAGGATATGAAAAAATGCAAATGCGTATCAAACATATTGGAACCGTGGAAACTGTGAAAAATGCGAAAGAGGTTGAAGAGGCAAGAGCTTTGGGAGATTTAAAAGAAAACTCTGAATATAAGTTTGCTTTAGAAAAAAGAGCGCGTTTGCAGTCAGAGCTCAAGCTGTTGTCCACACAAATCAACAAGGCGCGCATTTTAACCAGAGAAGATGTAACCAGAGACCAAATTTCTGTAGGAAGCGTGGTGACCTTGGAGGGTAAAGATGGAAAAACACAAAACTTTACTATACTAGGACCCTGGGAAGCAGACCCAGATCAAAACATCGTTTCTTTTCAGTCGCGTTTTGCAACAGAAATGATGGGTAAAGAAATTGGTGATAAAATTTCTTTTCGAGAAGAAGAATATGTGGTAAAAAGGTTTAGGAATTATTTTGAATAGGAAAAAGCATATGGAACTTGTTATTGCAACAAAAAATTTACATAAATTAAGAGAATATCGTCTTCTTTTAAAAAAAATTAAGGGTCTTGACATTCTTTCTCTGAAAGATTTTCCAGACTATGTGCCTGTAGAAGAAACAGGAAAAACGTTTGAAGAAAATGCAGAGTTAAAAGCAAAAGATGCTGCAAAAAAATTAGGCAAGTTTGTGCTTGCCGACGATTCTGGCCTAGTCGTCCCAGCCCTTGATGGCGAGCCGGGAATTTTTTCTGCGCGTTATGCGGGAAAAGATGCAACAGATTTAGAAAACCGAAAAGAGCTTATAAAAAAAATAGAAAAACTCCCTCAGGCGCAAAGAAACAGCTATTATGAGTGTGTCATTTGCATCGCAGATCCAGAAGGAGCCATCAAAAAAAATGTCAAAGGATTTTGTGAAGGAGAGGTGATTACGCAAGAGCGGGGAAATAATGGTTTTGGTTACGATTCTATTTTTGTCAAATATGATTATAGCAAAACTTTTGGCGAGCTCGACGAAATGATGAAAAACGAAATTTCACACCGAAGAAAAGCGCTAGATAAAGCGATTAGCTATTTAGAAGAGATAGCAAAAAGAGTGGCTGTATAAATGCGCGTTTTTATAGATGGTTATAATGCCATCTTTTCATCCCAAGAACCAGACATTGATCTAGAGGAAGCGCGTGCATTGTTTTTAAAGCGGCTCAAAGCTGTCAAAAACTTATCAAAAACCACTACCGTGGTTTTTGATGCGAAGAACCTGCACTTTTCCAAAATTGATTCAGGCTCCTTGGTTGTAGTGTATACAGAAAAAAATCAGAGTGCAGACACCTATATTTTGGAGCAAATAGAGCTTACAAAACAAAAAGGACAAATCCTTGTTGTATCCAATGATCGAGAGCTCAAACAAAAAGCTAAAGCGCTTGGTGCAAAAACGCAAAGTTTTAGCAAATTTTATAAAAGCCTAGAAAACAAAACTTCCAAAAAAGAAGAAAAACCAACCTCCCATCCACACGAACTTAAACGTTACTTAAACATTTTCGAAAAGAGATCTAAGAAATAGAACCTATGAACCTGAGTTTTGGGTTTATTTCACCCATTATCAGTGAGATAACTCTTTCTTCTCACGCTTTTTACCTTAGAAATGGTCTTTTGACCATTCCCTGCGATAAAAATCCCGAGAATTTAAGAGTAATCTCCTCGTGATACTGAATAAACTAAACCCAAAACTCAGGTTATGAAACGCTTTGCACTCAAATGCTTTGCACAACAGATTTAAGCTCCTCAATAACAATCGAACACCGTTAGCGGTGTTCTGTTTGGGAGCTAAAAAACGCCTTGCACAACAGATTTAAGCTCCTCAATAACCCCAAGCACGTCTTCAATAGATTTTACGGCGACGATTTTTTTGCGAAATGAGGCTATGTTGGGTCTATTTTTAAAATACCAACATCCGGTGCGCCTGGCATCCAAAACAGCCTTTTTTTCATTGCAAAACTGTCTGATATATCCAAAATGCGTCTCAAATGCTTCAAGGAATTTTTCAAAAGGATGATCCGGAGTAATCCCTTTTTCAAAATAGTTATAAAGATCTTCACAAAACCAGGGATTTCCCAAAGTGCCTCTTGCAATTAAAAGACCATCACATCCTGTGTGCTCAAACATGTGCTTGGCGCTTGATACATCGAAGATGTCTCCATTTCCAAAAACCTTAATCTGTTTGGCCGCTTGTTTTGCTTGTCTGATGCGATCTCGGTTTGCAAGCCCCTTGTATCCTTGCTTGCGCGTTCTTCCGTGGATAAAAATCGCAGCACACCCAACGCTTTCGGCGATTTGGGTGATCTCTTCGTAATTAACATGCTCTTCATCCCATCCTGTGCGAATTTTTAGTGTCACAGGAATTTTTACTGCTGCTACAAGGTTGGCTAAGATATCAAAAAGCTTTTGAGGTGTTTTTAAAAGGCCCGATCCACTGCCATCTTTCACAACCTTGTCCACAGGACATCCGCAGTTAAGGTCAATCACATCAAACCCAAGGTCTTCTAAAATCTGTCCACACTGTGCGCTAAGTTTAGGATTACTGCCGCATATTTGCGCGCCGATAGGATGCATCTCTTTTGTGTAGTCTAAAAATGGGTGCGATTTAGTATTTCGAATTAAAGACTCCATCTTTACCATTTCACAAAACATAAGACCTGGTTTATATTCTGCACACATTTTGCGAAACGGCACGTCACTACAACCTGCAAGGGGAGCATAAACAATATTGGATTCAAGCTTAAGTTTTTTTAAGAAAAAGGGGCGCTTTAAGGTCATGAGACAAAT
Proteins encoded in this region:
- a CDS encoding Extracellular serine protease, producing the protein MATRGSDIFMRSGTNFIFDTSANVTIPNPIDSELGGTVGGGLTKQGSGKLSLNGDNTYTGTTTVTQGELNINGSVITNVEVQPNGILSGNLSINDGKTLTNNGLISPGNGNIGSMTIEGSFTQGSQGILEIDITPTANDADKVFVITPSIANIDGTLLVNIGSGNYIKGTLYKVIEGQTNISPSLTIQKTGALANLVDIKIIEGSIQLEINNTVIFSHPSLPQGNPLMIIDAFIALDIQENTPLVQIVEALGLLNYPGPLADVLNKMTAANYANLEWMTLTSDTQLSYILGHRAHSLKCAKRGECGTEKNKGIWISSFGNFENTKPFDWLSGYDADAGGALIGFDVCTHPFYFGFGGGYAYTDFHLKQNSGSGDIQSGFGAIYGGFISKYFIADASVIVGGKHFDMHRKVAFLMINETAYAKFNAPFVNAHLGLMGQVHISDFRLELFGNIDYHYLQLGSILETGSSINLFINRHHSHFLKTELGINLKGIFKHGKVCYAPFVGVSGVVKTPLGNTNYGAFFAGNTFYQNTLTSNDSQLLVSPRCGIRIYAAPFIIMIGYKGEFNRYTKDHQVDGSLEWTF
- the greA gene encoding Transcription elongation factor GreA, producing MSYLEQFQDLLYKRDLDKIAYIWDEYSKQDPLNPKELIEVLELFKASKFNQALGKMIEKGVRCWERVVEESFKFDVCRLVIDLQLSNSEYMADLALLTLEEKYAKDPEFQEKLRIIGLREKVHFRGAVSFYQLLTHVAKGKFVYHTGGWGTGEVVDVSKLREELAVEFENVAGIKHLAFSSAFNHLIPLPDDHFLSKRFGNPDLLEEEARKNPTKVICMLLKDLGPKSAQDIREELSELVIPEEDWSKWWQTARAKIKRADQIESPKDLRGEFAFRTHILTPDQRFFKATNQEMSPLEFIHLLHSFYKDFAPSFKNEEFKQSVYAKIEEVLQKELSVEQKLQIFFLMQDIYQEKKEEIETLVKTFSGLEILSKIKILSLKKRLLMVIRKVQPNWIEGFLDILFLDEPTQIKDYALFELMKADRQDLVEEKVEEILEFGFKWPRVFWWYFQKVIAKHKLPFCDVRGKIRFFEGFLDLFSRLESDSEQKELLKKMYGLLIQNRYKLVREIFEIGSLEEVKEFLLLMSKCYIFTDQDQKIFKSLAEVVYPEIGDGKMREAFEDHVIWTTKEGYEKMQMRIKHIGTVETVKNAKEVEEARALGDLKENSEYKFALEKRARLQSELKLLSTQINKARILTREDVTRDQISVGSVVTLEGKDGKTQNFTILGPWEADPDQNIVSFQSRFATEMMGKEIGDKISFREEEYVVKRFRNYFE
- a CDS encoding Non-canonical purine NTP pyrophosphatase; translation: MELVIATKNLHKLREYRLLLKKIKGLDILSLKDFPDYVPVEETGKTFEENAELKAKDAAKKLGKFVLADDSGLVVPALDGEPGIFSARYAGKDATDLENRKELIKKIEKLPQAQRNSYYECVICIADPEGAIKKNVKGFCEGEVITQERGNNGFGYDSIFVKYDYSKTFGELDEMMKNEISHRRKALDKAISYLEEIAKRVAV
- the dus gene encoding putative tRNA-dihydrouridine synthase, which encodes MTLKRPFFLKKLKLESNIVYAPLAGCSDVPFRKMCAEYKPGLMFCEMVKMESLIRNTKSHPFLDYTKEMHPIGAQICGSNPKLSAQCGQILEDLGFDVIDLNCGCPVDKVVKDGSGSGLLKTPQKLFDILANLVAAVKIPVTLKIRTGWDEEHVNYEEITQIAESVGCAAIFIHGRTRKQGYKGLANRDRIRQAKQAAKQIKVFGNGDIFDVSSAKHMFEHTGCDGLLIARGTLGNPWFCEDLYNYFEKGITPDHPFEKFLEAFETHFGYIRQFCNEKKAVLDARRTGCWYFKNRPNIASFRKKIVAVKSIEDVLGVIEELKSVVQGVF